One Pseudomonas sp. FP1742 genomic window carries:
- a CDS encoding iron ABC transporter permease, with amino-acid sequence MSASLPAPASRGGYLPRRKRPSIWLLLPVLLLVVLSLLPLAYVGLKTWQAGWAEALHLLWRPYVFGLLRNTLALMVGVTLACGVIGLSLAWLLERSNLPGRRLWGVILCLPFAVPAFVSSFTWVSLSAHFEGLGGAILVMTLSKYPLIFLPVAATLRNLDPSLEESARTLGQNRWGVFFKITLPLLWPSLLAGSLLIALHMLVEFGALSIIGLQTFTTAIYQQFELEFSNANAAMLSAVLLALCLMLLWLELRVRGKGRHVRTGQGAARQAGQVRLGPWATAGQLYCLSLAIIGSGIPLGMLAYWLMVGSSAAFPVAAISEALLSSLALSLGGAGLCLVLAVPVGLLVVRHKGRLAIWAERLPYLLHALPGLVIALTLVYFALHYVPVLYQTSALLLIAYALLFLPLAQAPIRTALNKAAPQLEEAARTLGASSFSAFCRVTLPIIFPALGAAFALVFLDAMKELTATLLLSPTGLNTLATEVWAHTANVEFAAAAPYAALLIVVSGLPVYLLTTRMYLSR; translated from the coding sequence ATGAGCGCATCGTTACCCGCCCCCGCCTCGCGCGGGGGTTACCTGCCACGACGCAAGCGGCCATCAATCTGGTTGCTGCTGCCGGTTCTTTTGCTGGTGGTGCTCAGTCTGCTGCCGCTGGCTTACGTCGGCCTCAAAACCTGGCAAGCCGGCTGGGCCGAGGCTCTGCATCTGCTGTGGCGCCCGTATGTATTTGGCCTGCTGCGCAATACACTGGCGCTGATGGTGGGCGTCACACTGGCCTGCGGCGTGATTGGCTTGTCGCTCGCCTGGTTGCTGGAACGCAGCAATTTGCCGGGGCGACGGCTATGGGGCGTGATCCTGTGTCTGCCGTTCGCGGTACCAGCGTTTGTCAGCAGCTTTACCTGGGTCTCCTTGAGCGCTCACTTCGAAGGGTTGGGCGGGGCGATCCTGGTGATGACCCTGTCCAAGTACCCGCTGATCTTTCTGCCGGTCGCGGCGACGCTGCGCAATCTCGACCCTTCTCTTGAGGAGTCCGCACGGACCCTGGGACAGAATCGTTGGGGCGTGTTTTTCAAAATCACCCTGCCCCTGCTCTGGCCGTCACTGCTGGCCGGATCCCTGCTGATTGCGCTGCACATGCTGGTGGAGTTCGGCGCGCTGTCGATCATCGGCCTGCAAACGTTTACCACGGCAATCTATCAGCAGTTCGAACTGGAGTTCAGCAACGCCAATGCGGCGATGCTTTCCGCGGTATTGCTGGCGCTGTGTCTTATGCTGCTGTGGCTCGAATTGCGAGTGCGTGGCAAAGGTCGACATGTACGCACCGGCCAAGGCGCGGCGCGGCAAGCCGGGCAGGTTCGCCTGGGGCCATGGGCGACGGCCGGACAGCTCTACTGCTTGTCGCTGGCAATCATCGGCAGCGGCATTCCACTGGGAATGCTGGCGTACTGGCTGATGGTAGGTTCATCGGCGGCGTTCCCGGTCGCAGCAATCAGTGAGGCATTGTTATCGTCCCTGGCACTGTCACTAGGCGGCGCCGGGCTGTGCCTGGTGCTGGCGGTGCCGGTGGGGTTGCTGGTGGTCCGTCACAAAGGCCGCCTGGCGATCTGGGCCGAGCGCTTGCCGTATCTGTTGCACGCACTGCCGGGACTGGTGATTGCGCTGACCCTGGTGTATTTCGCCCTGCATTACGTGCCAGTGCTGTACCAGACCTCGGCGCTGCTGCTGATTGCCTATGCGCTGCTGTTTCTGCCACTGGCGCAGGCGCCGATTCGCACTGCGCTGAACAAGGCCGCGCCGCAACTGGAAGAGGCTGCACGCACGCTGGGGGCATCGTCTTTCAGCGCGTTTTGTCGGGTGACTCTGCCCATCATCTTTCCCGCCCTGGGCGCAGCGTTTGCGCTGGTGTTTCTGGACGCGATGAAGGAGCTGACGGCGACGCTGCTGCTAAGTCCGACCGGACTGAATACGCTGGCGACGGAAGTCTGGGCGCACACCGCGAACGTGGAGTTTGCGGCGGCGGCGCCTTATGCGGCGTTGTTGATTGTGGTGTCGGGGTTGCCGGTTTATCTCCTGACGACTCGGATGTATTTGAGCCGCTGA
- a CDS encoding extracellular solute-binding protein — protein sequence MMLRNTLRRGLTITLLGLTLATPLTQAADPVSLTLYNGQHKEVGDAVAKAFEAKTGIHVNVRKGSSNQLASQIVEEGDRSPADVIYTEESPPLNKLGEQGLLAKADASTLEVLPKDYVAGNGTWIGITARVRVVAFNPKLIDEKDLPKSVMEFSDPKWQGKVGFVPSSGAFQEQAVAIIKVHGKDAAEEWLTGLRAFGKTYSNNMVALKAVENGEVATVLVNNYYWFALQREKGQLDSKLHYFTGGDVGGLITVSSAAVLKSSKHPKEAQQLLAYMASEEGQRLITQTTAEYPLHKGMESDRGLKPFSELQAPKVTPADLGNAEEALDLERDVGLN from the coding sequence ATGATGCTTCGAAATACCCTGCGCCGCGGCCTGACCATCACCCTCCTCGGCCTGACACTCGCCACTCCCCTCACCCAAGCCGCCGACCCGGTTTCCCTGACGCTCTATAACGGCCAACACAAGGAAGTCGGCGACGCCGTCGCCAAAGCCTTCGAAGCCAAGACCGGGATTCACGTCAATGTGCGCAAGGGCAGCAGCAACCAGCTCGCCAGCCAGATTGTCGAAGAAGGCGATCGCTCCCCCGCCGACGTGATCTATACCGAAGAATCTCCGCCACTGAATAAACTCGGCGAACAAGGCCTGCTGGCGAAAGCCGATGCCTCCACCCTTGAAGTCCTGCCCAAGGACTACGTTGCCGGCAACGGCACCTGGATCGGTATCACTGCGCGTGTCCGGGTCGTCGCGTTCAACCCCAAACTGATCGACGAAAAAGACCTGCCCAAGTCGGTCATGGAATTCTCCGATCCAAAATGGCAAGGCAAGGTCGGCTTCGTGCCCAGCAGCGGCGCGTTCCAGGAACAGGCCGTGGCGATCATCAAGGTCCACGGGAAGGACGCGGCCGAAGAGTGGCTGACCGGCCTGCGGGCATTCGGCAAGACCTACAGCAACAACATGGTGGCGTTGAAGGCCGTGGAAAATGGCGAAGTCGCCACCGTACTGGTGAACAACTATTACTGGTTCGCCCTGCAGCGTGAAAAAGGCCAGCTCGACTCGAAACTGCATTATTTCACTGGCGGCGATGTCGGCGGACTGATCACCGTTTCCAGCGCTGCGGTACTGAAATCCAGCAAACATCCAAAAGAAGCCCAGCAGTTGCTTGCCTATATGGCCAGTGAAGAAGGTCAGCGCTTGATCACCCAGACCACCGCCGAATACCCGCTGCACAAAGGCATGGAGTCTGATCGCGGCCTCAAACCGTTCAGTGAACTGCAAGCACCGAAAGTCACACCGGCCGACCTTGGCAACGCCGAAGAAGCCCTGGACCTGGAACGCGACGTTGGCTTGAACTGA